The following nucleotide sequence is from Acinonyx jubatus isolate Ajub_Pintada_27869175 chromosome E3, VMU_Ajub_asm_v1.0, whole genome shotgun sequence.
ACCAGATCATCTGTCCCTCACTTTCCTCCAGGGTGCAACAGGGGAGTCTGCTGCTTGGAATGCTCAGGACCAAGCTCCAggcctcccatcccccagcttaGAGCCCCAGTCACCCGCGTGGCCACACCATGACGCaggagccactcaggggcccctgagACTTCTGGGCAGCAACCTGGGAAACGCGTGGAGAAGGGAGAGCGACTTGCTGAGCCTGCGACAGTCCAGCCTGGGGACATGCAGGGACAGTGACACCAGCCTGTTGGACAGCGGGTATGCGGGGGACGAGGAGAACAGCGAGGTCAGCCTGGTGGCCAGGAGACACATCGTGAGGTTGCACAGAAGTCTCAACACCCAGACAGACAGCGCCCAGAGCAGCCAGCTGTGTGCCATCTACTCCCCCAGCCAGGTAAGGAGCCAGCCGGGCGCACAGAGCAGACCAggctggaggggaagagggacacCAGCCTGCCCAGCAGCGGCATCGGCAGCGGGGCCAGCAGCCTGACCAGCATGAGCTTCATCAGTCTGGGCAGCAGCGCCCTCAACTACCAGGTGAGTAGCGGGCTGTTCAGTTCCACCAGCAGCCTTCCCTCCAGCCAGGCCAGCAGCCGCCAGGGCACGCGGGAGGACGGCGGCGTGCAGACCGGGGTGAAAAGTAACACCAGTCTGCAGGAGGACGGGGCCGGAGGCAAGGCCAAGGCCAGCGACCAAGGTCGGGGGCAAGGCCAAAGCCAGGCCACCGAGGGCGAGCAGCCTGCCCAGACGTGCGTGCCTGCATGAGAAGGCTCACCGGCCACTAGGGTCTTGAAAACTGGACGTGAACCCCCAGCAAGCCTGGGCTTTACCCAGAGCGGTTACGGCCAAGCAGACGCCTTTAAAAAGCACCCAGTGCGTCTGAACCTTGGGTGGAGAGCCCCGTTTGTAGCAACGACTGTCGGCGGCAGGGTGACGTGTAGCAAGAACTGTGAAAGGTAAGCACCACCTGCAGGGACCGTCAGCGATCAACGGCACGACCGTCTACTCTGAAGCTGCAGCAGGATCCTGGGGGGCTGGGTCTACCCTCCACTGCGAGCCCCAGCGACGAGCCACCTCTAACAGGATCCGTCACTGGCAAAACCGTCTGTACGAGAACCGTCATGGCGGGATCGCCAGCCAAAACTCATCGGTGGGGACGATCGCGGTCAGCAGCAAATGCCAGC
It contains:
- the CE3H16orf82 gene encoding LOW QUALITY PROTEIN: protein TNT (The sequence of the model RefSeq protein was modified relative to this genomic sequence to represent the inferred CDS: inserted 2 bases in 1 codon) — protein: IELPLPQTNHTHHSEASQGPLPLDKPDHLSLTFLQGATGESAAWNAQDQAPGLPSPSLEPQSPAWPHHDAGATQGPLRLLGSNLGNAWRRESDLLSLRQSSLGTCRDSDTSLLDSGYAGDEENSEVSLVARRHIVRLHRSLNTQTDSAQSSQLCAIYSPSQVRXASRAHRADQAGGEEGHQPAQQRHRQRGQQPDQHELHQSGQQRPQLPGE